The sequence AGGTCAGCGCCTACGGAGCAGATATGGACTATACCCGTACGCTGCTTCAAAAAACGGAACTCAGAGCTCCCTTCAATGGCCGGCTTGGACTCCGTAATATTTCCCTGGGAGCCATCGTCAACAATACCACTGTTATCACCACCCTCCAGCAAATCGATCCCCTCAAGGTGGATTTCACCGTACCTGAAAAATACCGCAACGCTATCAAACAAGGCGATGCTGTTGATTTCAAAGTTGCCGGCGACACCCATTCTTATAAAGGACAGATTTACGCAATTGATCCTAAAATCGACCTCACTACACGTACTATCAAATTAAGAGCCATCGTTCCAAACCCCGGTCAGTTACTGCCCGGTGCTTTTGCAAACGTACAGATCGCTCTCCGCAATATGCCCGATGCCCTCATGATCCCTTCGCAGGCCATCATTCCAGGTACCCGCGATAAGAAAGTGATCGTCGCTGACCAGGGCAAAGCAAAATTTGTAGTCGTGGAAACAGATCTCCGCGATGCTGACAACGTACAGATTATCAGCGGTCTTAGCAAAGGCGATACCGTGATCACCAGCGGTATGTTGCAGCTCAAACCCGGTATGGTACTGAAGTATAACAAGATCAATTAAATAAACTAGACCATGAGCCTTCCCTCTCTATCGCTCAAACGTCCTGTGTTTGCCATCGTGATGAACATTATCATTGTCATCTTTGGCATCGTAGGCTTCAACTTTCTGGGGGTAAGAGACTTCCCTGCCATAG is a genomic window of Chitinophaga sp. LS1 containing:
- a CDS encoding efflux RND transporter periplasmic adaptor subunit — encoded protein: MTGNKKFLKTVVYLILAVVIIGIIYTRFAAPKKEDAAPNKETVRGSKGNKPLLVDAFIVHTSSLNEVINASGTLQSNEEVQIQPEITGKVTGLFFKEGTQVAKGTLLVKIYDEDLKAQLAKLQLQQQLAKTTLERQENLLKINGISRQDVDVTRNQVSAYGADMDYTRTLLQKTELRAPFNGRLGLRNISLGAIVNNTTVITTLQQIDPLKVDFTVPEKYRNAIKQGDAVDFKVAGDTHSYKGQIYAIDPKIDLTTRTIKLRAIVPNPGQLLPGAFANVQIALRNMPDALMIPSQAIIPGTRDKKVIVADQGKAKFVVVETDLRDADNVQIISGLSKGDTVITSGMLQLKPGMVLKYNKIN